A DNA window from Jaculus jaculus isolate mJacJac1 chromosome 1, mJacJac1.mat.Y.cur, whole genome shotgun sequence contains the following coding sequences:
- the Mon1b gene encoding vacuolar fusion protein MON1 homolog B — protein MEARGDAAAPVPGGVEDLEDSHFLSEGRGDSRRVHTSPPDPGDEDQEETGPKAKNQPPSLPSPLVQPETPSSTCGPWNTASDSSPTQGPEISSEGQSGDPNDEDWRCQRKHVFVLSEAGKPIYSRYGSVEALSATMGVMTALVSFVQSSGDVIRAIYAEDHKLVFLQQGPLLLVAVSRTPQSAAQLRGELLAVHAQIVSTLTRASVARIFAHKQNYDLRRLLAGSERTLDRLLDSVEQDPGALLLGAVRCVPLARPLREALGTLLRRCTAPGLALSLLAVGGRLITAAQERNVLAECRLDPSDLQLLLDWVGAPAFAAGEAWAPVCLPRFNPDGFFYAYVARLDSMPVCLLLLGTHREAFHAMAACRRLVEEGMRTLGALRALEEAASFSNGPAVNVPSYSVHAVGAPGLRHFLYKPLDIPDHHRQLPQFTSPELEAPYSREEERQRLSDLYHRLHARLHSTSRPLRLIYHVAEKETLLAWVTSKFELYTCLSPLVTKAGAILVVTKLLRWVRKEEDRLFIRYPPKYSTPPVTSADQAPHNGLFTGL, from the exons atggaggccagaggagacgcTGCTGCCCCAGTCCCCGGGGGCGTGGAGGACTTGGAGGACTCGCACTTCCTCAGTGAGGGGAGAGGAGACAGCAGAAGGGTTCACACGAGCCCGCCGGACCCGGGAGACGAGGACCAAGAGGAAACAG GACCCAAAGCCAAGAACCAGCCACCCAGTCTACCATCTCCACTGGTCCAGCCTGAAACTCCATCAAGCACCTGTGGTCCCTGGAATACTGCCTCAGACAGTAGTCCCACTCAAGGCCCAGAGATTAGCTCTGAGGGCCAGAGTGGAGACCCTAATGATGAGGACTGGCGCTGCCAACGGAAGCATGTATTTGTGTTGAGTGAGGCTGGTAAGCCCATCTACTCACGATATGGCAGTGTTGAGGCACTGTCAGCCACCATGGGTGTGATGACAGCTCTTGTGTCCTTTGTGCAGAGTTCAGGAGATGTCATCCGTGCCATCTATGCTG AGGACCACAAACTGGTATTCCTACAGCAAGGCCCACTTCTGCTGGTGGCTGTGTCCCGGACTCCTCAGTCTGCAGCACAGCTGCGGGGTGAGCTGCTGGCTGTGCATGCACAGATTGTGAGCACATTGACACGCGCAAGTGTGGCCCGCATCTTCGCACACAAACAGAACTATGATCTCCGTCGTCTGCTGGCTGGTTCAGAGCGCACATTGGATCGGCTTCTGGACAGTGTGGAACAAGACCCAGGTGCCCTGCTCTTAGGTGCTGTGCGCTGTGTGCCCCTGGCCCGCCCACTGAGGGAAGCCTTGGGCACACTGCTGCGGCGGTGCACAGCTCCTGGCCTGGCCCTGTCTCTGCTAGCCGTCGGTGGTCGGTTGATAACAGCAGCTCAGGAGCGGAATGTGCTGGCTGAGTGCCGGCTGGACCCATCAGACCTCCAGTTGCTACTCGACTGGGTGGGCGCACCAGCCTTTGCTGCAGGTGAGGCATGGGCACCTGTTTGCCTGCCTCGCTTCAACCCAGATGGTTTCTTCTATGCCTATGTGGCCCGCCTGGATTCCATGCCTGTCTGCCTGCTGCTGCTTGGCACCCATCGTGAAGCCTTCCATGCCATGGCTGCCTGTCGGCGCCTGGTTGAGGAGGGGATGCGCACCCTTGGTGCCCTGCGTGCCCTTGAGGAGGCTGCCAGCTTCTCTAATGGTCCTGCAGTCAATGTCCCTTCCTACAGTGTGCATGCTGTGGGAGCACCTGGCCTACGACACTTCCTCTATAAGCCACTGGACATCCCTGACCACCACCGCCAGCTGCCACAGTTCACCAG CCCTGAGCTCGAGGCCCCATACAGCAGAGAGGAGGAGCGGCAGCGGCTCTCAGACCTGTACCACCGCCTGCATGCTCGCCTCCACAGCACCTCCCGACCCCTGCGCCTCATTTACCACGTGGCTGAGAAGGAGACGCTGCTGGCCTGG GTGACTTCCAAATTCGAGCTGTATacctgcctcagccccctggTGACCAAGGCAGGTGCCATCTTGGTAGTGACAAAACTTCTGCGCTGGGTGAGGAAAGAGGAGGACCGGCTTTTCATTCGTTACCCACCTAAGTACTCTACACCCCCAGTCACCTCTGCGGACCAAGCTCCCCATAATGGCTTATTCACTGGACTTTGA